From the genome of Candidatus Eisenbacteria bacterium:
TTACTAGATCGGTAAGCCACGCAGGTGCGCCGGTCGGCGCCACAAGCGCATCGAGCTTGAATTTGTCCATCACTGCATCAATGCCCTCGGTACGCGTCAAGCGGCAATCCTTCTCCAGGGCATCCAGATACTCCTTGTCGGTCAGCGGTCCCTTGGCCTCCGACTTCTCAAAGAGATCTTGGCCGAAGTAAGGCATCTCCGTCCTTTTGTTGCGCTCGTTGAACAGTATGACATCCTTCAGTGAATGCACCGGTGCGTCCGGGCCCAAACGGTTGAAGTAGGCGCTCAGATCTGCTTTTAGCTCATAAAGAAGCACAGTCAGCTCTGAATCACCAATCTGGTCGAGAGTCTCAATGTCTGCGGGATCGACAAGGGTTGCGCCGTGCTGCTTCAGGACGTCGAGCGCGTTGCTCATGAATATATCAACGGTTTCGTGAAAGCCAAAAGATTTCCGGACTACTCCGATTCTGCTTCCTTCCAGGCCTTTCGGATCCAGAAATTGTGTGTAATCGGCGAAGGATTTTCCCTGGCTTCCCGCTGTCACACCATCCTCCGGGTCGGCGCCGGTGAGAGCGCCGAGCAGGACTGCCGCATCCCGTACCGTGCGCGCCATCGGGCCGGCGGTGTCCTGGGTGTGAGAGATCGGGATCACCCCGGTGCGGCTTACCAATCCGACGGTCGGCTTGAGTCCGACTATACCGCTGGCCGATGACGGACTGACGATCGAGCCATCGGTCTCCGTGCCTACCGCCACGGGGCAGAGATTCGCGGCAACAGCCACTGCCGAACCGGAGCTCGAACCTGAAGGATTGCGGTCCAATGCGTAAGGATTCTTTGTCAGTCCCCCGCGTCCGCTCCATCCGCTGGTAGAATGACTCGAACGAATGTTGGCCCACTCGCTCGGGTTCGTCTTTCCCAGGATGACCGCGCCGGCGCTGCGGAGCCTCTGCACCAGAAACGCATCAGCAGGCGGCTTTGCGCCTATAAGAGCCAGCGATCCGGCTGTGGTCGCCATGCGGTCCATTGTATCGATGTTGTCTTTGATGAGCACTGGAATGCCGTGCATCGGCCCGCGTGGTCCCTTTCCTTTTCTTTCCTTGTCGAGTGCATCGGCGATTGCCAGAGCATCAGGGTTCACTTCTATCACGCTTCGAAGCGCCGGGCCCTTCCGGTCGAGAGCCTCGATCCGCTCCAGATATTTCTCCGTGATTGAGCGGGCAGTGTGCCTCCCTGAACGCATCCCCTCAGCAAGCTCGAAGATGGTAATCTCTTCGAGGTCCGGAGACCGGGGTTTTGAGGTGGAGGTGACAGATCCACCGATGCCTGCGAAGGCCGGGAATGCCGCCGCCATCATCCCTCCGGACAGCCCGGCTTTCAAGAACCCCCTGCGGCTGAAGCGAGTACGACTGCATTTGGAATCGTCATTTCCGCGCATGCCTTTAACCTCCTTTGTGGACCGCGTCTCGCACGGTCTCCCCGCGCAGATACTTGATCATCACACCAAGCGGAATTGCACAAGCCAACGTGACAAAAAAAACCATCATAAACGCGGCAACCCGTAAGTGCCCCATATTGAGTGACACTTCATCATGAGGAAGCTGACGGGTCATTGCGGACCATACGAATATCCCGAACAAGAAAGATCCTGCGACAGAAACCAGGAACAGCCAGGACATGACTTCGATGACAGTCCGAGCCCACGGCCGCAGTTTGAGGAGCGCCACTGCTGACGCGATGATGATCGCAGCCATCGCAATTTGAGCCATCGCGAACAACGCAAAATGGCGAATGATATTCATGAGTAGTCCGAATCCAGGGCCGATCTCCCCCGGGATACCGACCATGAAAGGGATTTGGGATACAAACGAGGACGAAGCCAGTGCCATCACGCCGCTAAAGACCATGTATGTTCCCGTGATAATCCAGGTCCACGCGATCACCACTAACCCGGTCGGTTTTCTTCTTACTTCAACCACGTTCCATCCTCCAGTCAGCGAGCGCTGGCGACGGACGCCGCCATGTGCGCCTGGGCTCGAGCAAGGTCGGCGACGCGGCCGCGCGGCAAGCAGGGTTGGAGATGTCCTTGAACCCACTTTCTGAAAATCTCTGGACTCCCTTCTTGGACGAGAGAACGACCCGAAAGGGACGAATTTGCGCTGTCTGAGGGCGAAGCCCGAGTTCGCAAATTCGAGTGACCGAGTTCAAGAAGGATCGACATTTTCGGCAGGAGGAAAAGGACATCTCAAAGAGCGATTGGCTGTCGAGCACCGGAAGCGCAGCCGGGCGCGTGCCGGGGAACCGGGCCTGGCCGGGCCAAACCGCCGGCATTTGCACTAGATTCTTGCCTCTATGGCAGCCGCGAGGCGCTCGATGTCCGCCATTTCATTGTAGACTTGTGCCGAGATGCGCACCCACAGAGCCCAGGTCGTTGCCGCTGGCGCCCACAAAATCGGCTACGACATCCGCAGCAAGACGCAATCTCGCGTGCCCGCTTGACGGCACGCCCGGAAGGGTCACGAGCTCTCGCAGGAGAAAGTGGGACGGCTGCCGCTCGATTTCATCTCGAATGGCCTGCTGCGCTTCAAGCACGCGCCGCGGCGGCGCGCCCACGGTCCCGTGGTTAAGATAGGTGGTCTTCGGATCGAGCATCCAGTGTTCAAGCATCTGACGGCCGAAGGATGTCAACTGCGGTCTCCTCTTGTCACTGCAAGTTGCCGTATCATGCTTGGCAACAGTATCTGTGCTATCGCAAAGATACTCCCAGGAAGTACGGCCAAAGCACCAAGGCCAGCACCGCCTTCCAGAAAGAAGGACCAAGAAACCCAACTGTAAAGAGCCAGCCCATGATCCAGATGGGGCCTATGATTGCGCCAACATCACCCGTTATCCCTCCGCTCTTCGTATGATCTCTCACCTCTACGTTCCTCCTTTCCGGAACTCCGCGCAAAGATTCCCCTTCACGCGTTTCAGGCGTCGCCTGAGGCAGGCCGCCCGGCAATCTCCCTTTCGATGAATGTCCTCAATTCACGAACGGCGGGCCCGGCCTGACTGAATACAGACTCAACCTTCGTGAAATCGAACATCGCCACGTCGCGAATCTCCGGATGAATGCAGATGTCCGGCCTCCGGTGTCTCATCTTCTCGGCAAAGGACGCCGCCTGCGTGATGTCAAAAGCACCAAGGATTGAATCAAGCACGCTCGGTACTCCGTGCTTGCCGGGAGTCCGGACCTTGGCCACATTCACGGCTATCGACAAATCGCACCGGCCCACGATGTGATCGTACGGTACCGGGTTCACAACACCTCCGTCCACCAGCACCCTGCCTGCTATTAACACCGGCGCGAAGACTCCGGGGACGGCTATGCTCGCCTCTATTGCAGGGAGCAGCTTTCCCGATGAAAAAGGCACTTCTTCAGCCCGCCAGAAGTCGGCAGCGATAACGATCAGTGGGATGTCGAGATCTTCGAAGGTAGTCTCGCGGATCTCGGCAAAGAGGGATTTCAGGAATCTATCGGTCTTGACTATTCCTCCACGCCCGCGCTCAAATCCGAATGCTTTCACCCATTTCATCAAATAGGATCTTTTCTTCAGCACGCCCTGCCATGTCTCGTGTTTCGAAATCAAGTGCTGCCTGATTCGCTCCTTGATCGTCTTTCCGGACATCCCGGACGCGTACAGAGCGCCAATGAGCGCACCCATGCTGCTGCCGGATATGATGCTCGGTTTAACCCCCAACTCGTCAAAGAGCTCCAGGACTGGCACGTGCGCCAGACCACGTACCCCGCCTCCGCCAAGGGCCAAACCGATTTTCTTCACACGCCTCCCCTGCAGAACGCTTCTATGACGCGCAGATAAATGTCTGCACATTGCCGGATACTGGGCAGATCCGTCCATTCCTCGACGGCATGCGACCCACCGGCGGCCGAGCCGCACGCCGGCATACCATCACCCTCTAAGGACCATCTTAATACAGTCCTCCGGACAGACATTGAGGCAAAGCCCGCAGCCATAACAGAGGTCTCGTGCTTCTTTAAGCTCGCCGCCGTTTACCGTTCGGGCTTCGAAGTAACAAACATCTGCACATACCCCGCAGTGGTTACAAACATCGAAATCAGTTTCCGTGACAAGCTCACCCTTGTCGCACTTCTCATTTGGGTCCAGGAAGTACCCGCAGCAATCGTCGCAACAGAAGCAAATGCCGTCTGAATCCGTCCTATCCTTGTTGCGGAACGGCCGTGCCACAAGGTGTTTGACGTGAGCTTCATGCAGAATCTCCATCACATCTTCCAAAGCGACTTCCTTCTTTCCCGAGCCGCTCCCGGAATCGTCGGGATTAAACATCAGGCAGACATCCAGCTGTGAACGGGCACACTCACGGGTTGAGATTGTCTTTGGTAATGCTGCCGGTAATCAGCATTGCCCCCTTGCTTCCTTGCGCACCGCCTTCCACTCTTTGAATCTTGGCAGTTGATGTTCCACCCATCATCGCATCCGTAGAAATACTCCAGCCCGAGCCAAAATTGGCGCTGACCTGCTCGGCTTCAAAATCACTGACCAAGCCGGATTCTGACCCGGCCGGTGGTGTCATGCTTTTCTGAAGCTCAAGAGCTGCCCTCGCGACCTTTCAGAATTGCGACTACCGAGTCTTCTCATGCCCCACTCCTTTTCGCAAAGCAGCAATGTGCTCAGGTGTTGTCCCGCAGCACCCGCCGATGATCTTCACTCCCATCTTCATCAGGGTATGGCTGTGTTTGGCCATGAACTCCGGGGATTCTGGGTAAACAGATACGCCGTTCTTCAGAACCGGCAAACCTGCATTCGGCCGGATAGCAATCGGCAGCGCCGAATTGTCAATAAACTCTCCGGCGATCTTCGTCATATTCAGTATCCCGTTCCCGCAATTTGATCCAATTATGTCGGCGCCGGCATGTGTGAGACCTTCAATTGCCTGCCCAATGCTGGTCCCCATGATTGTGTGAAATCCTCTTGGACCCGCATCGAACGTCATGGTTGCACACACTGGAACCGAAGAGGAGACAGACCTCGCAGCCTTGATTGCAAGAGTTGCCTCGGTAAGGTCGGTCATTGTTTCGATGCAAATCATGTCAACCCCTTCTGCAATGAGCGCCTCCATCTGTCTCAGGAACGAATTGAACACCATATCTGCACTTGTATCGCCATAGGGCTCGAGTACCTTGCCGCAGGGGCCGCAAGATGCAGAAAGATAGGCTTGGTCTCCAAGCACTTCTCTTACGGCGGAAACGGCCCGCGCATTGATTTCCTCAGTCCTGCCATCCAGTGCATAGGACGCAAGCTTGAGTGGAGAGCCGCCGAAAGTGTTTGTTTGAACAATCCCTGCTCCCGCCTCGAGGTAAAGCCTGGCAATTTCGCTCAGCACGTCCGGTCTCTCAAGGTTAATCCGCTCGGGACAATCACCCGGTTTCAGTCCTCGCTCAAGCAGCATAGTTCCCATCGCGCCATCTGCAATGACGACGCCTGGCAGCTTCAATCTTTCAAGCAGCGGCTGCATCAGGTCCGTCCTAGAAATTTCTTCACCTGCTCAACGGCGTTCACGCCGTCGAAACAGTATGCGTCCGCCCCGATCTCGTTGGCATACTCTTGAGATAAAGGCGCTCCACCGACGATGATCTTCTTCTTGCCGCAGATTTGCCTTTCCCGTGCCAGCTCGATCACTCTCTTCATCACGGGCATTGTCGTTGTGAGAAGAGCCGACATGCCAATTATGTCAGCATCTCCCTCAACCGCGGTATTGATGAATCGCTCGGGCGGAACATCGTTGCCGAGGTCGATGACCTCAAAACCGGCGCCTCTGAGCATAATGCCGACAAGGTTCTTCCCAATATCGTGCAAGTCACCCTGGACAGTACCGATGACCACCTTTCCGACGGTCTTGATTCCTTCTTTCGCAAGAATGGGTTTCAGCAGATCCATTCCTGCATACATCGCCTTGGCGGAAAGAAGCACGTCAGGCAGGAATACCTCATGCTTCTTGAATCTCTCTCCCACGGCTGTCATCCCGGCGATAAGACCATCATCCAGGATTGTCCTGGCCTCAAGCCCATCTCCTATTGCCTTCCGGGTGAGCTCGGCAACTCTCTTGGCATCCCCATTCTGAAGGCCCTCGGACAATTCCCTTATGATCTCCATACTCGTTCCTTTCTCCAAGTTGTCTCGTGAAAAAGTCACTGCCAGGCCGCCACTACGTCCACGCGGTGTTTGTCCGGCAATAGCCCTTGATGCGACTGAGCCGTGAGCCGGCTCCGCTCCGGGATGACCCATCTGCAGGCTCGCCAGGCGCTAGTCTTCGAGATGTCCTTTCCCTCCTGCCGAAAATGTCGATCCTTCTCGGGCTCGCTCACTCGAATTTGCGAACTCGTCCTGCGGACTCAGACAGCGCAAATTCGTCCCCTTCGGGGTCGCTCCCTCGTCCAAGAAGGAAGTCCAGAGATTTTCAGAAAGTCGGTTCAAGGACATCTCCAAGCCAGGCGGCAAACATCCGCGCCACCGATGCCTAGTCGAACAGCTTCTTGATGCGCTCCTGACAATCATGCGTTCCGCAATCCCGGCAAAAGGAGAAAACATCTTCAAACTTAAAGATATCCTTCCTCCCCACTATGATCACACCGCTTATCGATTTGATCGGTTCCATGAGATAACTATCGTTAAGTGTAATACCGATCTCTTCCGGGTTAAGCACGCCGAACAATTTTTTCTGCGCGCTGATATCCCATCCGCAGTAGCCTGGGCTGAAGCGAAGGGTACCTTGCCCTTCATTCAGCCGGCCGCTGTCTTTCAATTGTTTGTGGTAGAAATCTTCTACAGCTTGGGCTGTCATCTCAGTGCCTCCGGAGGCGGCCGAATCGAGCATTGAGCCGAACGCAGAATCTTTCTCTCTGAACATCCGGGAAATCTCATTGCACACAGATTCCCCGATCGTTACGACAAAAAGTGCGAGGGCATCCGAAGCCTGATAGATGGGACTCACGGGCGATTCATCTTCGTTCCGGCCCTCTCCCTCAAAGACAATCTTGAATTCGTCCCTGGCGATTTCCATCACAACCCCGGCCGGCTGCGCTTTCTCTTCAAAAACCAGACGGGCATCCTGTGCCAGTTGCTTGGTTCTGGCATCAGGTTCTGAGGATCGGGGAATTCCCTGACCTTCAAGGACAGCACTGAGGGAAGGAATCACTTCCTGAACCGGGATGTGGAGGATTCTGCGCATTAACGGTCCTGAGGCAATTTCTCCATCCCGAAACGCCGCGCTTCAGCCAGCATCAATCGCGTAAGCTCCTTTTGAGTGTCGTTCGGAAGACGTGTCGGCTCGCATGAATCCTGAGCCTTCTCAACTTCGTCTGCGGCCCGCTTGTGCAGAGACAAGCTTCCCTCCTCATTCCATCTCATTCTGTTTGCCCTGCTTATCACCG
Proteins encoded in this window:
- a CDS encoding amidase, encoding MRGNDDSKCSRTRFSRRGFLKAGLSGGMMAAAFPAFAGIGGSVTSTSKPRSPDLEEITIFELAEGMRSGRHTARSITEKYLERIEALDRKGPALRSVIEVNPDALAIADALDKERKGKGPRGPMHGIPVLIKDNIDTMDRMATTAGSLALIGAKPPADAFLVQRLRSAGAVILGKTNPSEWANIRSSHSTSGWSGRGGLTKNPYALDRNPSGSSSGSAVAVAANLCPVAVGTETDGSIVSPSSASGIVGLKPTVGLVSRTGVIPISHTQDTAGPMARTVRDAAVLLGALTGADPEDGVTAGSQGKSFADYTQFLDPKGLEGSRIGVVRKSFGFHETVDIFMSNALDVLKQHGATLVDPADIETLDQIGDSELTVLLYELKADLSAYFNRLGPDAPVHSLKDVILFNERNKRTEMPYFGQDLFEKSEAKGPLTDKEYLDALEKDCRLTRTEGIDAVMDKFKLDALVAPTGAPAWLTDLVNGDHYVGGSSTAAAVAGYPSITVPAGCVVGLPIGISFFGRAWSEPVLIKLAHAFEKATRFRKPPRFLPTADLRA
- a CDS encoding patatin-like phospholipase family protein produces the protein MKKIGLALGGGGVRGLAHVPVLELFDELGVKPSIISGSSMGALIGALYASGMSGKTIKERIRQHLISKHETWQGVLKKRSYLMKWVKAFGFERGRGGIVKTDRFLKSLFAEIRETTFEDLDIPLIVIAADFWRAEEVPFSSGKLLPAIEASIAVPGVFAPVLIAGRVLVDGGVVNPVPYDHIVGRCDLSIAVNVAKVRTPGKHGVPSVLDSILGAFDITQAASFAEKMRHRRPDICIHPEIRDVAMFDFTKVESVFSQAGPAVRELRTFIEREIAGRPASGDA
- a CDS encoding 4Fe-4S binding protein, whose protein sequence is MFNPDDSGSGSGKKEVALEDVMEILHEAHVKHLVARPFRNKDRTDSDGICFCCDDCCGYFLDPNEKCDKGELVTETDFDVCNHCGVCADVCYFEARTVNGGELKEARDLCYGCGLCLNVCPEDCIKMVLRG
- a CDS encoding homocysteine S-methyltransferase family protein — encoded protein: MQPLLERLKLPGVVIADGAMGTMLLERGLKPGDCPERINLERPDVLSEIARLYLEAGAGIVQTNTFGGSPLKLASYALDGRTEEINARAVSAVREVLGDQAYLSASCGPCGKVLEPYGDTSADMVFNSFLRQMEALIAEGVDMICIETMTDLTEATLAIKAARSVSSSVPVCATMTFDAGPRGFHTIMGTSIGQAIEGLTHAGADIIGSNCGNGILNMTKIAGEFIDNSALPIAIRPNAGLPVLKNGVSVYPESPEFMAKHSHTLMKMGVKIIGGCCGTTPEHIAALRKGVGHEKTR
- a CDS encoding corrinoid protein — translated: MEIIRELSEGLQNGDAKRVAELTRKAIGDGLEARTILDDGLIAGMTAVGERFKKHEVFLPDVLLSAKAMYAGMDLLKPILAKEGIKTVGKVVIGTVQGDLHDIGKNLVGIMLRGAGFEVIDLGNDVPPERFINTAVEGDADIIGMSALLTTTMPVMKRVIELARERQICGKKKIIVGGAPLSQEYANEIGADAYCFDGVNAVEQVKKFLGRT
- a CDS encoding vitamin B12 dependent-methionine synthase activation domain-containing protein, with translation MRRILHIPVQEVIPSLSAVLEGQGIPRSSEPDARTKQLAQDARLVFEEKAQPAGVVMEIARDEFKIVFEGEGRNEDESPVSPIYQASDALALFVVTIGESVCNEISRMFREKDSAFGSMLDSAASGGTEMTAQAVEDFYHKQLKDSGRLNEGQGTLRFSPGYCGWDISAQKKLFGVLNPEEIGITLNDSYLMEPIKSISGVIIVGRKDIFKFEDVFSFCRDCGTHDCQERIKKLFD